Proteins encoded in a region of the Helicobacter colisuis genome:
- the alaS gene encoding alanine--tRNA ligase: MKKDVRALFLEFFQSKGHKVYESMPLVPDDPTLLFTNAGMVQFKDVFTGKVPTPIPNIATSAQLCIRAGGKHNDLENVGYTSRHHTLFEMLGNFSFGAYFKKEAIAYAWEFVTEVLGFSKEVLYVTIHESDDEAFELWKEHIDSSRIKRMGDKDNFWQMGDTGPCGPCSEIFVDQGAEKFNGPEDYFGGDGDRFLEIWNLVFMQYERDVEGNLNPLPKPSIDTGMGLERVMALLEGKSSNFDSSLFMPLIARVEEIVGQKYFYESGASFRVIADHARAVAFLLAQGVNFDKEGRGYVLRRILRRAVRHGYLLGMRKPFVYEVLESVCENMGSHYHYLKEKKEIIKTQCKAEEERFFETLENGMNLFGKELEALKKEKSKALFSGEIAFKLYDTYGFPLDLTQDMLRENGFGVDIDSFEVCMQKQKEQAKANWKGSGDSIQEGDFKALLSKFGENVFIGYECAKSKSKILALLDESFKEVRTLQGKGYVMFDKTPLYPQSGGPIGDKGRILQQNEIVATITDTKKYFGLNISMLETLKPLEVGQEVWIEVSKDRLEIAKHHSATHLLHKALREVLGEHITQAGSLVESNRLRFDFSHPKALSFEELNKIESLVNEKILEANPQICEVMGIEAAKSKGAMALFGEKYGENVRVISFGDSIELCGGIHVENTANIGSFYITKESGVSSGVRRIEAVCGKAAYYYGKEALSEIAAAKEALKTQNLLEGIKKQKEQIKHLKSQGSNAKSEINNLKIQEINGISMVIQSFSGGNIKEIIDEIKNKYEKVIILLIDDAGKIAAGVKNAPIKAGNWVKEVAKVMDGNGGGRDDFATAGGKALDKIEEALKKAKEFVLQYLS, from the coding sequence ATGAAAAAAGATGTTCGTGCTTTATTCTTGGAGTTCTTTCAAAGCAAAGGGCATAAGGTTTATGAATCAATGCCTTTGGTGCCTGATGATCCCACTTTGCTTTTTACCAATGCAGGAATGGTGCAATTTAAAGATGTTTTTACCGGAAAAGTGCCTACTCCAATCCCAAATATTGCTACAAGTGCTCAGCTTTGTATTCGTGCGGGTGGAAAACATAATGATTTAGAAAATGTCGGTTACACTTCAAGGCATCACACGCTCTTTGAAATGCTAGGAAATTTTAGTTTTGGTGCTTATTTTAAAAAAGAAGCTATTGCGTATGCGTGGGAATTTGTAACGGAAGTTTTAGGTTTTAGCAAAGAAGTGCTTTATGTTACGATTCATGAAAGTGATGATGAAGCGTTTGAATTATGGAAAGAACATATTGATTCTAGTCGCATTAAAAGAATGGGCGATAAAGATAACTTTTGGCAAATGGGTGATACAGGACCTTGTGGTCCTTGTAGTGAAATTTTTGTAGATCAAGGTGCAGAAAAATTCAATGGTCCAGAAGATTATTTTGGGGGTGATGGTGATCGATTTTTGGAGATTTGGAATCTTGTTTTTATGCAATATGAAAGAGATGTTGAAGGGAATTTAAATCCTCTTCCAAAGCCAAGTATTGACACAGGAATGGGATTAGAGCGCGTTATGGCATTATTAGAGGGCAAGAGTAGCAATTTTGATTCTTCTCTTTTTATGCCTTTGATTGCGAGAGTTGAAGAAATTGTTGGACAAAAGTATTTTTATGAAAGTGGCGCGAGTTTTCGCGTTATAGCCGATCACGCTAGAGCAGTTGCATTTTTACTTGCACAAGGTGTAAATTTTGATAAAGAGGGCAGGGGCTATGTGCTAAGAAGAATCTTGCGTCGTGCTGTTAGACATGGGTATTTATTGGGAATGAGAAAACCATTTGTCTATGAAGTTTTAGAAAGCGTGTGCGAGAATATGGGTAGTCACTATCACTATTTAAAAGAAAAAAAAGAAATCATAAAAACACAATGTAAAGCTGAAGAAGAGCGGTTCTTTGAGACTTTGGAAAATGGTATGAATCTTTTTGGCAAAGAGCTTGAAGCACTCAAAAAAGAAAAATCAAAGGCTCTCTTTAGTGGAGAAATTGCCTTTAAACTCTATGATACTTATGGTTTTCCGCTTGACTTAACACAAGATATGCTAAGAGAAAATGGCTTTGGTGTGGATATTGATAGCTTTGAAGTGTGTATGCAAAAACAAAAAGAACAAGCCAAAGCAAATTGGAAAGGAAGTGGAGATAGTATTCAAGAGGGTGATTTTAAAGCATTGCTTTCAAAATTTGGAGAAAATGTTTTTATTGGTTATGAATGTGCAAAATCTAAATCCAAAATTTTAGCTTTGCTTGATGAGAGTTTTAAGGAAGTTAGAACCTTGCAAGGTAAGGGCTATGTGATGTTTGATAAAACACCGCTATATCCGCAATCTGGAGGTCCTATTGGTGATAAAGGAAGAATCTTACAGCAAAATGAAATTGTAGCAACCATTACAGATACCAAAAAATACTTTGGATTAAATATTTCTATGCTAGAAACTTTAAAGCCTCTAGAAGTAGGGCAAGAAGTTTGGATAGAAGTAAGCAAAGACAGATTAGAGATTGCCAAACACCATAGTGCAACTCATTTATTACACAAAGCCTTAAGGGAAGTCTTGGGAGAGCATATCACACAAGCAGGAAGTTTGGTTGAATCTAATCGTTTGCGCTTTGATTTTTCTCACCCCAAAGCACTAAGTTTTGAAGAGTTAAATAAAATTGAATCATTAGTAAATGAAAAAATCCTTGAAGCTAATCCACAAATTTGCGAAGTTATGGGTATTGAAGCTGCCAAATCCAAGGGGGCTATGGCACTTTTTGGAGAAAAATATGGAGAAAATGTAAGGGTTATTAGTTTTGGTGATTCAATTGAGTTATGCGGCGGTATCCATGTGGAAAATACGGCTAATATTGGAAGTTTTTATATTACTAAAGAAAGTGGTGTAAGTAGTGGAGTTAGAAGAATCGAAGCGGTGTGTGGTAAAGCAGCATACTACTATGGAAAAGAAGCTTTGAGTGAAATAGCCGCCGCAAAAGAGGCGCTAAAGACGCAAAATTTGCTAGAGGGTATCAAAAAGCAAAAAGAGCAAATTAAACACTTAAAATCTCAAGGTAGTAATGCCAAAAGCGAAATTAATAATCTAAAAATCCAAGAGATTAATGGAATTTCTATGGTGATTCAAAGCTTTAGTGGTGGTAATATTAAGGAGATCATCGATGAAATTAAAAATAAATATGAAAAAGTGATTATTTTGCTTATTGATGATGCTGGTAAAATCGCTGCTGGGGTTAAAAATGCTCCTATTAAAGCAGGAAATTGGGTTAAAGAAGTCGCTAAGGTAATGGATGGTAATGGTGGCGGTAGAGATGATTTTGCCACAGCCGGTGGTAAGGCGCTAGATAAGATAGAAGAAGCACTAAAAAAAGCAAAAGAATTTGTGCTACAATACCTATCATAA
- a CDS encoding UDP-glucose dehydrogenase family protein, giving the protein MNIAVIGTGYVGLVSGTCFAEMGNKVYCVDAIESKIKGLKQGKIPIYEPGLEELVIKNYQSENLHFTTSVCEALKSAEIVFIAVGTPMGEDGSADLHFVMEVAKQIGQTMQKPLIVVNKSTVPVGTAQKIKSIITEALQERNLEINFSVASNPEFLKEGDAINDFLKPDRVIIGVEDSWSKEILKELYAPFSRNHDRLIIMDIRSAEMTKYAANAMLATKISFMNEIANICEAVGANVNEVRVGIGSDKRIGYSFIYPGCGYGGSCFPKDVKALSKIAYDAGINPRIINAVEQVNLKQKKILGDKIIKHFGEDLSDKSFGIWGLSFKPETDDMREATSLVLINELIARGAIVKVYDPKAMEEAKNFYFKDTPNLLYAKNKYDALDSCDALVLVTEWKEFRSPDFLEIKQRLKEAIIFDGRNQYNAKRLKELGFIYYEIGVKQC; this is encoded by the coding sequence ATGAATATTGCGGTAATTGGGACAGGTTATGTTGGGCTTGTAAGTGGGACTTGTTTTGCTGAAATGGGAAATAAAGTGTATTGTGTTGATGCTATAGAATCAAAAATTAAAGGCTTGAAACAAGGCAAGATTCCCATTTATGAACCTGGATTAGAAGAACTTGTGATAAAAAATTATCAAAGTGAAAATTTACATTTTACCACTTCTGTGTGTGAAGCTCTAAAAAGTGCTGAAATTGTCTTTATTGCTGTTGGGACACCTATGGGTGAAGATGGTAGCGCGGATTTGCACTTTGTAATGGAAGTGGCAAAACAAATTGGGCAAACTATGCAAAAGCCATTGATTGTGGTTAATAAATCAACTGTACCTGTAGGAACGGCACAAAAAATTAAAAGTATTATTACAGAAGCACTCCAAGAGCGAAATTTGGAAATAAACTTCAGCGTGGCAAGCAATCCTGAATTTCTTAAAGAAGGTGATGCTATTAATGATTTTTTAAAGCCTGATAGAGTGATTATTGGAGTAGAAGATTCTTGGAGTAAAGAGATATTAAAAGAGCTTTATGCACCTTTTAGTAGAAATCATGATCGATTGATTATTATGGATATTAGGAGTGCTGAAATGACAAAATACGCTGCTAATGCAATGTTAGCTACTAAAATTAGCTTTATGAATGAAATTGCTAATATTTGCGAAGCAGTGGGTGCTAATGTCAATGAAGTGCGAGTGGGGATTGGCAGTGATAAGCGCATTGGATATAGCTTTATTTACCCTGGTTGTGGTTATGGTGGAAGTTGTTTTCCTAAAGATGTAAAAGCTTTAAGCAAGATTGCTTATGATGCAGGAATAAATCCTAGAATTATCAATGCAGTAGAGCAGGTTAATTTAAAGCAAAAAAAGATATTGGGTGATAAAATTATTAAGCATTTTGGCGAGGATTTAAGTGATAAAAGTTTTGGAATCTGGGGGCTTAGCTTTAAGCCTGAAACTGACGATATGAGAGAAGCTACTTCGCTTGTATTGATTAATGAGTTAATTGCGCGTGGAGCGATTGTTAAAGTATATGATCCAAAAGCAATGGAAGAAGCAAAGAATTTTTATTTCAAAGATACACCTAATCTTTTATATGCTAAAAACAAATACGATGCTTTAGACTCTTGTGATGCTTTGGTGTTAGTTACAGAGTGGAAAGAATTTAGAAGTCCTGATTTTCTGGAAATTAAGCAGCGATTAAAAGAAGCAATTATCTTTGATGGCAGAAATCAATATAATGCTAAAAGGCTTAAAGAGTTGGGATTTATTTATTATGAGATTGGAGTGAAACAATGTTAA
- a CDS encoding TlyA family RNA methyltransferase produces MRLDLFCVQQGWFYSRNKAQEAIQKGAIWVDNRAVLKSSFEVLENTKVELKQEKYFVSRAGEKLWNFLENNPIEIANSIVLDIGSSTGGFTQVMLQKGAKEVYCVDVGKNQLHKDLRGDSRIYLFEETDIRKFTPKEKNKIFDIIVCDVSFIPIQKIFHSLKDLIGNWLILLFKPQFEVGKEARRNKKGVVLDEKKIQEALWQTIIFLEKQELKVIKYEESSVRGKEGNIEFFITCQRKRKS; encoded by the coding sequence ATGCGTTTAGACTTATTTTGTGTTCAACAGGGTTGGTTTTACTCTAGAAATAAAGCGCAAGAAGCGATTCAAAAAGGCGCTATTTGGGTTGATAATCGTGCAGTTCTAAAAAGTTCTTTTGAAGTTTTGGAAAATACCAAAGTTGAGTTGAAACAAGAAAAATACTTTGTTAGCAGGGCAGGTGAAAAGCTTTGGAATTTTTTAGAAAATAATCCCATAGAAATTGCAAATAGTATTGTGCTAGATATTGGTTCTAGCACGGGTGGATTTACGCAAGTAATGTTGCAAAAAGGTGCAAAGGAAGTTTATTGTGTTGATGTTGGCAAGAATCAACTTCATAAAGACTTAAGAGGGGATTCTAGGATTTATCTTTTTGAAGAAACGGATATTAGAAAATTCACCCCTAAAGAAAAGAACAAGATTTTTGATATTATTGTGTGCGATGTCTCTTTTATTCCCATTCAAAAAATCTTTCACTCTCTTAAAGATTTGATTGGAAATTGGCTAATTTTGCTTTTTAAGCCACAATTTGAAGTGGGAAAAGAAGCTAGGCGCAACAAAAAAGGAGTGGTGCTTGATGAAAAAAAGATACAAGAAGCCCTTTGGCAAACTATTATTTTTTTGGAAAAACAGGAATTAAAGGTTATTAAATATGAAGAATCTTCAGTTAGAGGAAAAGAAGGAAATATTGAATTTTTTATCACTTGTCAAAGAAAAAGAAAAAGCTAA
- the oadA gene encoding sodium-extruding oxaloacetate decarboxylase subunit alpha: MIKITENSLRDGHQSLLATRMRTEDMMEAAKIFEQIGFYSVEVWGGATYDTCLRYLKEDPFERLATFKEIFKTTPIQMLLRGQNLIGYRHYADDVVCEFIRLSAQNGVDIFRIFDALNDIRNLKTSIEEVKKQGKHAQGAICYTTSPVHTIPNFVEFGKELAKMGCDSLAIKDMAGLLTPNMAYELTKSLKEEVGLPLALHTHSTAGFAFGSHLKAIEAGIDIVDLSNSALAEGTSHPCTQSMVATLKDTQWDSKLDLSLMEKAAEILKKNRKKYKKFESPYNQIDTRVLVNQIPGGMISNMANQLKEQNALDKMDEVLLEIPNVRKDFGYPPLVTPSSQIVGTQAVLNVLTQTRYKTLTTESKNIIKGYYGKTPAPISQELIQKIKAEGGEIITQRPADKLLPEMPKAIEESKGFAKSPTDIISYAIFGGIAKTFLEERNQGSLLPEALSTFEDENNPMPKDFMINLHGESYHIKVEGSGSKDEEVRPFFVRVNGDLREVFITSNEISTEKRINKNGDSLPQASLPGHIISPMPGNLTKLRVKVGDIIKEGDVVAIVEAMKMENQVLATKGGEIKEIYAKEGQQIDANLAIMLVE, encoded by the coding sequence ATGATAAAAATTACCGAAAATAGTCTAAGAGATGGGCACCAATCTTTGCTTGCAACAAGAATGCGAACAGAAGATATGATGGAAGCTGCTAAGATTTTTGAGCAAATAGGTTTTTATAGCGTAGAAGTATGGGGAGGTGCGACTTATGATACTTGTTTGCGCTACCTTAAAGAAGATCCTTTTGAGAGACTTGCTACTTTTAAAGAAATTTTCAAAACCACTCCCATTCAAATGCTTTTAAGGGGGCAGAATCTTATTGGTTATCGCCATTATGCTGATGATGTTGTTTGTGAATTTATTAGGCTTAGTGCGCAAAATGGAGTAGATATTTTTAGAATCTTTGATGCACTTAATGATATAAGGAATCTTAAAACTTCCATAGAAGAAGTTAAAAAGCAAGGCAAACACGCACAAGGTGCAATTTGCTATACTACTTCTCCTGTGCATACCATTCCAAATTTTGTAGAATTTGGCAAAGAACTTGCAAAAATGGGATGCGATTCTTTAGCTATTAAAGATATGGCAGGATTGCTTACTCCAAATATGGCTTATGAGCTTACCAAATCTTTAAAAGAAGAAGTGGGATTGCCTTTAGCGCTTCACACTCATTCTACAGCTGGTTTTGCATTTGGATCTCATCTCAAAGCAATAGAAGCAGGAATTGATATTGTAGATTTGTCCAATTCAGCACTTGCTGAGGGCACAAGCCATCCTTGCACACAATCAATGGTTGCCACACTCAAGGACACTCAATGGGATAGCAAATTAGATTTGTCTTTAATGGAAAAGGCAGCTGAAATCCTAAAGAAAAACCGCAAAAAATACAAAAAATTTGAATCACCTTATAATCAGATTGATACGCGTGTGCTTGTTAATCAAATCCCTGGTGGTATGATTTCTAATATGGCTAATCAATTAAAAGAGCAAAATGCTTTGGATAAAATGGATGAAGTTTTATTAGAGATTCCAAATGTGAGAAAAGATTTTGGTTATCCACCACTTGTTACACCATCAAGTCAAATTGTAGGAACTCAAGCTGTCTTAAATGTCCTTACTCAAACGCGCTACAAGACGCTTACCACAGAATCAAAAAATATTATCAAAGGCTATTATGGTAAAACTCCTGCACCAATTTCTCAAGAATTAATTCAAAAAATTAAAGCCGAAGGTGGAGAGATTATTACGCAACGCCCAGCAGATAAGCTACTTCCAGAAATGCCAAAAGCCATAGAAGAATCCAAAGGATTTGCAAAAAGTCCAACTGATATTATTTCTTATGCGATTTTTGGAGGTATTGCAAAAACCTTTTTAGAAGAGAGAAACCAAGGAAGTTTATTACCAGAAGCCTTAAGTACTTTTGAAGATGAGAATAATCCTATGCCAAAAGACTTTATGATTAACTTGCATGGAGAGAGTTATCATATAAAAGTTGAAGGAAGTGGTTCTAAAGATGAAGAAGTGAGACCTTTCTTTGTTCGCGTTAATGGGGATTTACGAGAGGTATTTATAACTTCTAATGAAATTAGCACAGAAAAAAGAATTAATAAAAATGGCGATTCTTTGCCACAAGCAAGTTTGCCTGGACATATCATCTCTCCAATGCCTGGGAATCTCACAAAATTAAGGGTAAAAGTGGGGGATATTATTAAAGAGGGTGATGTGGTAGCCATTGTAGAAGCAATGAAAATGGAAAATCAAGTTCTTGCCACAAAAGGTGGGGAAATCAAAGAAATCTATGCTAAAGAAGGGCAACAAATCGATGCCAATTTAGCCATTATGCTTGTGGAATAA
- a CDS encoding bifunctional riboflavin kinase/FAD synthetase, which translates to MNFLSLVKEKEKAKHFTSVALGKFDGMHIAHQVIFKALDYQGMILCIESNRGELLPKPYRDFYTHFPIYHLALDIVKEKNDIEFVEFLMEILPNLKQIVVGYDFRFGKNRNYYTFDLKKHFKGEVIVIGEVFYKKLSVHSGLIKELLINGNLKLANKLLGREFEIRGKIISGQGIGKKQLYATINLENDSFLLPQEGVYAGFIQLGKQSHIAPKYPAVIFVGNRISTDKSFAIEGHLLGIELEVQEAEAGFYFYRKIRENEYFDTLEALKEQIKQDINQAYKLLKIKPKEI; encoded by the coding sequence TTGAATTTTTTATCACTTGTCAAAGAAAAAGAAAAAGCTAAGCATTTCACAAGCGTTGCTTTAGGGAAGTTTGATGGTATGCACATCGCTCATCAAGTAATCTTTAAGGCTTTAGATTATCAAGGAATGATTTTGTGTATTGAATCAAATAGGGGTGAATTGCTTCCTAAGCCTTATAGGGATTTTTATACACATTTTCCTATTTACCACCTTGCTTTGGATATTGTCAAAGAAAAAAATGATATTGAGTTTGTGGAGTTTCTTATGGAGATTCTACCTAATCTCAAACAAATAGTGGTGGGATATGATTTTCGTTTTGGGAAAAATAGAAATTATTATACTTTTGATTTAAAAAAACATTTTAAAGGTGAAGTGATTGTAATTGGTGAAGTGTTTTATAAAAAACTCTCTGTGCATAGTGGATTAATTAAAGAATTATTGATTAATGGTAATTTAAAATTAGCCAATAAGCTTTTGGGGCGTGAATTTGAAATAAGAGGAAAGATTATCAGCGGACAGGGCATAGGGAAAAAGCAGCTTTATGCCACGATTAATTTAGAAAATGATAGTTTTTTGCTTCCTCAAGAAGGTGTATATGCAGGGTTTATTCAGCTAGGCAAACAAAGTCATATAGCTCCTAAGTATCCTGCAGTTATTTTTGTTGGAAATCGTATTAGCACTGATAAGAGCTTTGCAATTGAAGGGCATTTGCTAGGCATTGAATTAGAAGTCCAAGAAGCAGAAGCCGGTTTTTATTTTTATAGAAAGATTCGAGAAAATGAATATTTTGATACTTTGGAAGCATTAAAAGAACAAATCAAACAGGACATTAACCAAGCCTATAAGCTCTTAAAAATCAAGCCAAAGGAAATTTAA
- a CDS encoding putative metalloprotease CJM1_0395 family protein produces MQIGNFGFYSQNNLNVWKEKTNISQNLETSSKFNKDSSVQNTNEDKNKNKNKNTQNINGKELEADEVQYVRELESIDRNVKAHEAAHIAAGAGVVSGGASYGYTRGPDGKMYATSGEVPISIKKGSTPEETIQNARQIVAAAMAPADPSPQDYKVAASAMQMESQARTEQAQERAKENEELLKKQEEQKQQEDKKTFFNDKKREYALQIYTQNQSAYQPRVEIAG; encoded by the coding sequence ATGCAAATAGGGAATTTTGGATTTTATTCACAAAACAATCTTAATGTTTGGAAAGAAAAAACAAATATTTCTCAAAATTTAGAAACTAGTTCAAAATTTAATAAAGATTCTAGTGTTCAAAATACAAATGAAGACAAAAATAAAAATAAAAATAAAAATACACAAAATATCAATGGCAAAGAGCTTGAAGCTGATGAAGTGCAGTATGTGCGCGAACTAGAAAGCATTGATAGAAATGTTAAAGCCCATGAAGCAGCGCATATTGCAGCAGGAGCAGGTGTAGTTAGTGGGGGAGCAAGCTATGGATACACAAGAGGACCTGATGGCAAAATGTATGCTACTTCTGGAGAGGTGCCTATCTCAATAAAAAAGGGTAGCACTCCTGAGGAAACTATTCAAAATGCAAGACAGATTGTAGCAGCCGCTATGGCACCTGCTGATCCAAGTCCGCAAGACTATAAAGTCGCAGCTAGTGCTATGCAGATGGAAAGCCAAGCTCGAACAGAACAAGCTCAAGAACGAGCAAAAGAAAATGAGGAGCTTCTTAAAAAACAAGAAGAACAAAAACAACAAGAGGATAAAAAAACATTTTTTAATGATAAAAAAAGAGAATACGCTCTGCAGATTTACACACAAAACCAAAGCGCCTATCAACCTAGAGTTGAAATTGCAGGATAA
- a CDS encoding aspartate carbamoyltransferase catalytic subunit produces the protein MPRHLIETTDFSKQEIQKILDLAEQFLDGKMRNTLKDHIIITIFFENSTRTLSSFEVATKRLGGSVVRLDVSRSSTSKGETLFDTAANLNAMSPSAIVVRHKSSGVPNILSRYVSCSIVNGGDGAHAHPTQALLDLLTLKKHLGNLEEKKIAIVGDIKSSRVANSNIELLSRFGMEVILIGPPHFIPKNQLRHHLYLKEVIDEVDAVMSLRTQTERHNLPVYSSLKDYANDYCITREMLGERDIILLHPGPVHRNIDISDEMLKDPRCKVLEQVTHGVAIRMAVLETLITQSNTPKVQNFPYF, from the coding sequence ATGCCACGACATTTGATTGAAACTACTGATTTTAGCAAACAAGAAATACAAAAAATTTTGGATTTAGCCGAACAATTTTTAGATGGTAAAATGAGAAATACTCTAAAAGATCATATTATTATCACAATTTTTTTTGAAAACTCCACCCGCACACTTTCTAGCTTTGAAGTTGCTACCAAAAGACTTGGCGGTAGCGTTGTTAGACTTGATGTCTCAAGAAGCTCCACTTCAAAGGGCGAGACACTTTTTGATACCGCTGCCAATCTTAATGCAATGAGTCCTAGTGCTATTGTTGTGCGACATAAAAGCTCAGGAGTTCCAAATATTCTTTCACGCTATGTTTCTTGCAGTATTGTTAATGGAGGTGATGGCGCACACGCTCATCCCACTCAAGCTCTTTTGGATCTATTAACACTCAAAAAACATTTGGGCAATTTAGAGGAAAAAAAAATCGCGATTGTAGGAGACATTAAAAGTTCGCGCGTTGCTAATAGCAACATCGAGCTTTTAAGTCGTTTTGGCATGGAAGTAATTCTAATAGGACCACCCCATTTTATCCCTAAAAATCAGTTAAGGCACCATCTTTATTTAAAAGAGGTTATTGATGAGGTTGATGCGGTTATGAGCCTAAGGACACAAACAGAACGACACAATCTGCCCGTTTATTCTAGTTTAAAAGACTACGCTAATGATTATTGTATCACCAGAGAAATGTTAGGTGAGCGAGATATTATTTTGCTTCATCCAGGACCAGTTCATCGTAATATTGATATTAGTGATGAAATGCTAAAAGATCCGCGTTGCAAAGTCTTAGAACAAGTTACTCATGGAGTGGCAATAAGAATGGCTGTCTTAGAAACACTTATCACTCAAAGCAACACACCAAAAGTCCAAAATTTTCCCTATTTTTAA
- the dapE gene encoding succinyl-diaminopimelate desuccinylase has protein sequence MQSIEMLKKLVSYPTITPKECGIYKYIKDFLSDFKVLEFEKEGVKNLFLYKEFGECKTHLCFGGHIDVVPAGEGWESDPFIPMQKGEYLFGRGVQDMKGGVAAFLCAIREFVDKKGYFNGILSVLLTSDEEGDAIFGTKYVLEELQKLDLLPKYAVVAEPTSVNRFGDMIKIGRRGSINGKLTIYGKQGHVAYPSKCINPVELIAPILSKIAGFNMDSGSEEFEPSKIVITDIRGGMEVVNVTPNDLKIMFNIRNSPQTSLQDVETYLKNILGDIPHHLELKQSSKPFLTNSSNFIVKKLLESLQNTLKITPTLSTSGGTSDARYFAEYGVKVVECGVCNDTIHSVNERVKISEVEELKSVFVELLQRFNGE, from the coding sequence ATGCAGAGTATTGAAATGTTAAAAAAGCTTGTGAGTTATCCTACTATTACTCCAAAGGAATGTGGAATTTATAAATACATTAAAGATTTTCTCTCTGATTTTAAGGTTTTGGAATTTGAAAAGGAGGGTGTAAAAAATTTATTTTTATACAAGGAATTTGGAGAATGCAAAACACATTTGTGTTTTGGGGGGCATATTGATGTGGTTCCAGCAGGAGAGGGTTGGGAGAGTGATCCATTTATTCCTATGCAAAAGGGTGAGTATCTTTTTGGTCGTGGGGTGCAAGATATGAAAGGTGGGGTGGCTGCTTTTTTGTGTGCAATAAGGGAATTTGTAGATAAAAAAGGCTACTTTAATGGAATTTTATCTGTCTTGCTAACAAGTGATGAAGAAGGAGATGCAATTTTTGGAACAAAATATGTTTTAGAAGAATTACAAAAACTTGATTTACTTCCTAAATATGCAGTTGTTGCAGAACCAACTAGTGTTAATAGATTTGGAGATATGATTAAAATTGGTCGGCGTGGATCCATTAATGGAAAACTCACGATTTATGGAAAACAAGGTCATGTAGCTTATCCTAGCAAATGCATTAATCCAGTGGAGCTTATTGCGCCTATCTTATCTAAAATAGCAGGTTTTAATATGGATAGTGGGAGTGAGGAATTTGAGCCAAGTAAAATAGTTATTACTGATATACGAGGGGGAATGGAAGTGGTTAATGTAACTCCCAATGATTTGAAAATAATGTTTAATATTAGAAATTCTCCCCAAACAAGCTTACAAGATGTAGAAACTTATCTAAAAAATATTTTAGGAGACATACCGCATCATTTAGAATTAAAACAAAGTTCAAAGCCTTTTTTAACAAATTCAAGTAACTTTATTGTAAAAAAACTTTTAGAATCGCTGCAAAATACATTAAAAATAACACCCACTCTAAGCACAAGTGGGGGAACAAGTGATGCAAGATATTTTGCAGAATATGGTGTAAAAGTCGTGGAATGTGGAGTTTGTAATGATACGATTCATTCGGTTAATGAAAGAGTTAAAATAAGCGAAGTAGAGGAGCTAAAATCGGTTTTTGTTGAATTGCTACAAAGGTTTAATGGGGAATAA
- the cmoA gene encoding carboxy-S-adenosyl-L-methionine synthase CmoA produces MDKIFTESPQKQFEFDEKVAGVFDDMLSRSIPHYKEVLSLSADFALKFVKEDSNLLDLGTSTGAMLIEIASKADFKVNLFGIDNSSFMLKHARNKLEAYGMQAELICGDILEETFPKCDCIIANYTLQFIRPLQREKLVQKIFDSLNDEGVFILSEKVICENKRLDYEMIDYYLKTKKKQGYSEFEIAKKREALENVLIPYSENENKKMLQNCGFKYVETFFKWVNFASLIAMK; encoded by the coding sequence ATGGATAAGATTTTTACAGAATCACCACAAAAACAATTTGAATTTGATGAGAAAGTTGCAGGAGTTTTTGATGATATGCTAAGTCGCTCTATCCCGCATTATAAGGAAGTTTTATCTCTAAGTGCGGATTTTGCTTTAAAGTTTGTTAAAGAAGATTCAAACCTTTTAGACTTAGGGACTTCCACAGGTGCGATGCTAATAGAAATTGCCTCCAAGGCGGATTTTAAAGTCAATCTTTTTGGGATTGATAATTCTAGCTTTATGTTAAAACACGCTAGAAATAAATTAGAAGCTTATGGAATGCAAGCAGAGCTTATTTGTGGTGATATTTTAGAGGAAACTTTTCCTAAATGCGATTGTATTATTGCTAATTACACTTTGCAATTTATTCGTCCATTGCAACGAGAAAAATTAGTCCAAAAAATCTTTGATTCGCTTAATGATGAGGGTGTTTTTATTTTGTCTGAAAAAGTGATTTGCGAGAATAAGCGGCTTGATTACGAGATGATTGATTATTATCTTAAGACTAAAAAAAAGCAAGGTTATAGTGAGTTTGAAATCGCAAAAAAGAGAGAGGCTTTGGAGAATGTATTGATTCCTTATAGTGAAAATGAGAATAAAAAAATGTTACAAAATTGTGGTTTTAAATATGTTGAAACCTTTTTCAAATGGGTGAATTTTGCGAGCTTAATTGCAATGAAATAA